Proteins encoded by one window of Actinocorallia herbida:
- a CDS encoding ABC transporter permease produces the protein MAAVLGMILRRSLTLIPLMLGIILFVFLVMALSPNSTAVSVLGSQAGADQIAAFNAANGLDDPLWSRYLSYIGGLFHGDLGHTFSLNASIGSIIGDALPVTVQLTVLGVAGALVVALTLGMVGALYRDRWPDQVTRLVSMAGIAVPTFWLAILLIQRLSKIGGGPFPSGRYVPFSDSPSDWFLSLALPAISLAVPVGCALARVVRTAMVEELDRDYVRTAIGAGLPPVVVVGRNVLRNALVTPLTVLGVQIGYLIGGTVIVEAIFSLPGMGTQIMSAVQQNDVGLARGLVITIALGFVVVNLVVDILYLIANPRLRGAL, from the coding sequence ATGGCCGCCGTCCTCGGCATGATCCTTCGCCGGTCGCTGACCCTGATCCCGCTGATGCTCGGCATCATCCTGTTCGTCTTCCTCGTCATGGCGCTGTCGCCGAACAGCACGGCGGTCTCGGTGCTGGGCAGCCAGGCCGGTGCGGACCAGATCGCGGCGTTCAACGCGGCCAACGGCCTCGACGACCCGCTGTGGTCGCGTTATCTGTCGTACATCGGCGGGCTCTTCCACGGCGACCTCGGGCACACGTTCTCGCTGAACGCCTCGATCGGCTCGATCATCGGCGACGCCCTGCCGGTCACCGTCCAGCTGACCGTGCTGGGCGTCGCCGGGGCGCTGGTCGTCGCGCTGACGCTCGGCATGGTCGGCGCCCTCTACCGGGACCGCTGGCCCGACCAGGTCACCCGGCTCGTCTCGATGGCCGGGATCGCCGTCCCGACGTTCTGGCTGGCGATCCTGCTCATCCAGCGGCTGTCCAAGATCGGCGGCGGACCCTTCCCGAGCGGCAGGTACGTACCCTTCTCCGACTCGCCGTCCGACTGGTTCCTCAGCCTCGCGCTGCCCGCGATCTCCCTCGCCGTCCCGGTCGGGTGCGCGCTGGCGCGGGTCGTGCGGACCGCCATGGTCGAGGAACTCGACCGCGACTACGTCCGCACCGCGATCGGCGCGGGCCTCCCGCCCGTCGTGGTCGTCGGCCGCAACGTCCTGCGCAACGCGCTGGTCACCCCGCTCACCGTGCTCGGCGTGCAGATCGGCTACCTGATCGGCGGCACCGTCATCGTCGAGGCGATCTTCTCGCTGCCCGGCATGGGCACCCAGATCATGAGCGCCGTCCAGCAGAACGACGTCGGCCTGGCCCGCGGGCTGGTCATCACCATCGCCCTCGGCTTCGTGGTCGTGAACCTCGTCGTGGACATCCTCTACCTCATCGCCAACCCCCGACTGCGAGGAGCACTGTGA
- a CDS encoding dipeptide/oligopeptide/nickel ABC transporter permease/ATP-binding protein — translation MILRALRRLPTASKVGLGFVGLIVAVGIFAPLLITHDPTSPGQAPTLTGPNGDFWFGVDRLGRDVYSRLVAGTRRSLVIGFGATFLALAAGSVLGAIAGSSRRAVDETVMRVLDVVMAFPTIVLAATLVVAFGKDSLLVLIAAIAFVFTPQVARVVRANVVAQCREDYVAAERVIGARMPYILARHVVRNTAAPVLVFATVMVANAIVFEASLSFIGGGLEPEAGPSSWGSVIAYGQYLLASHGWWATFFPGLLILLTVLSLNLLSEGILDAWAAPAARAATAAPGDVDRLEAAAPGKGEVTELPGLAAAAARLAERARPLPSAEPVLTVRDLRVGFADRHAGVDIVDGVSFAVRPGEVLGLVGESGCGKSLTALTLMGLQPAGARIGGRVEFDGKDLVTLPARERRGYLGRQMAMIYQDALSALNPSMTVGAQLKQLVRRGGTRSETELMELVGLDAARTLAAYPHELSGGQRQRVVIAMALSRDPKLVIADEPTTALDVTVQAQVIALLLRLRAELGFALILVSHDIALVSDVCDRVAVMYGGRIVEEGVMADVLADPAHHYSRGLLGSVLSLESGAARLTQIMGTVPAPADFPSGCRFADRCPMATGVCRTTRPVLDGDAERHLVACHHPAERADRELVAK, via the coding sequence GTGATCCTCCGCGCGCTCCGGCGCCTTCCCACGGCCTCGAAGGTCGGCCTCGGCTTCGTCGGGCTGATCGTGGCGGTCGGGATCTTCGCCCCGCTCCTGATCACCCACGACCCGACGTCCCCCGGGCAGGCGCCCACCCTGACGGGCCCGAACGGCGACTTCTGGTTCGGCGTCGACCGGCTCGGCCGCGACGTGTACTCCCGGCTCGTCGCCGGCACGCGCCGCTCCCTCGTCATCGGCTTCGGCGCGACGTTCCTCGCGCTCGCGGCGGGCTCGGTGCTCGGCGCGATCGCGGGCAGCAGCCGCAGGGCCGTCGACGAGACCGTCATGCGGGTCCTCGACGTCGTGATGGCGTTCCCCACGATCGTGCTGGCCGCGACCCTCGTCGTCGCGTTCGGCAAGGACAGCCTCCTCGTCCTCATCGCCGCGATCGCGTTCGTCTTCACCCCGCAGGTCGCCCGGGTCGTCCGCGCCAACGTCGTCGCGCAGTGCCGGGAGGACTACGTGGCGGCCGAGCGCGTCATCGGCGCGCGGATGCCGTACATCCTCGCCCGGCACGTCGTGCGGAACACCGCGGCCCCGGTGCTCGTCTTCGCGACGGTCATGGTCGCCAACGCGATCGTGTTCGAGGCCTCCCTGTCGTTCATCGGCGGCGGCCTGGAGCCCGAGGCGGGCCCGTCCTCCTGGGGCAGCGTCATCGCCTACGGCCAGTACCTGCTGGCGAGCCACGGCTGGTGGGCGACGTTCTTCCCCGGCCTGCTCATCCTGCTCACCGTGCTGTCGCTGAACCTGCTGTCCGAGGGAATCCTCGACGCCTGGGCGGCCCCCGCCGCCCGCGCCGCGACCGCCGCCCCGGGCGACGTCGACCGGCTCGAGGCCGCCGCGCCCGGCAAGGGCGAGGTCACCGAGCTGCCCGGCCTGGCCGCCGCGGCGGCCAGGCTCGCCGAGCGGGCGCGCCCGCTGCCGTCCGCGGAGCCGGTGCTGACGGTGCGCGACCTGCGCGTCGGGTTCGCCGACCGGCACGCAGGGGTGGACATCGTCGACGGCGTCTCGTTCGCCGTCCGGCCGGGCGAGGTGCTCGGACTGGTCGGCGAGTCCGGCTGCGGCAAGTCGCTGACCGCGCTCACCCTCATGGGCCTCCAGCCCGCGGGCGCGCGGATCGGCGGCCGGGTCGAGTTCGACGGCAAGGACCTCGTGACCCTCCCGGCGCGGGAGCGCCGCGGCTACCTGGGCCGGCAGATGGCGATGATCTACCAGGACGCGCTGTCGGCGCTCAACCCCTCGATGACGGTCGGCGCCCAGCTGAAGCAGCTCGTCCGCCGCGGCGGGACCCGGTCGGAGACCGAGCTGATGGAGCTGGTCGGGCTCGACGCCGCGCGCACCCTCGCCGCCTACCCGCACGAGCTGTCCGGCGGGCAGCGGCAGCGGGTCGTCATCGCGATGGCGCTGTCGCGCGACCCGAAGCTGGTCATCGCCGACGAGCCGACCACCGCGCTGGACGTCACGGTCCAGGCCCAGGTGATCGCGCTGCTGCTGCGGCTGCGCGCCGAACTCGGCTTCGCGCTGATCCTGGTCTCGCACGACATCGCGCTCGTCAGCGACGTGTGCGACCGCGTCGCGGTCATGTACGGCGGCCGGATCGTCGAGGAGGGCGTCATGGCCGACGTCCTCGCCGACCCCGCCCACCACTACTCGCGCGGGCTCCTGGGCTCGGTCCTGTCCCTGGAGTCGGGCGCCGCGCGGCTCACCCAGATCATGGGCACGGTCCCCGCGCCCGCCGACTTCCCCTCAGGCTGCCGGTTCGCCGACCGCTGCCCGATGGCCACCGGCGTCTGCCGGACGACCAGGCCCGTCCTGGACGGCGACGCGGAACGGCACCTCGTGGCCTGTCATCACCCCGCCGAGCGGGCCGACCGAGAGCTGGTGGCCAAATGA
- a CDS encoding oligopeptide/dipeptide ABC transporter ATP-binding protein, producing MTQVPVQAGSARVVELEDVDVVYRTRGGGPFNAERVHALTGVGLTVAEGETVGIVGESGCGKSTLAKVLVGLERPRSGEIRHRGQDLWRMSAGERRRRIGRHVGMVFQDPSTSMNRRMPVRQILRDPLDVHRWGTPAERDARVAELLSLVGLPTSAAGVLPSQLSGGQRQRVAIARALALGPDVLIADEPTSALDVSVRAQILNLLLDLKSTLGLAMIYISHDIQTVRRVSDRILTMYLGRVVEETPAASVEDTRHPYTRALLSATPSLLHSITPIPLTGPVPSAVRPPSGCPFRTRCWRADDRCAEAMPEIAADHSAAAHRYRCFHPVLGEADLADARAQELS from the coding sequence ATGACGCAGGTACCCGTCCAGGCGGGCTCCGCCCGGGTGGTCGAGCTCGAGGACGTCGACGTCGTCTACCGGACGCGCGGCGGCGGCCCGTTCAACGCCGAGCGGGTGCACGCCCTGACCGGGGTCGGCCTGACCGTCGCCGAGGGCGAGACCGTGGGCATCGTCGGCGAGTCGGGCTGCGGCAAGTCGACGCTCGCCAAGGTGCTCGTCGGCCTGGAGCGGCCGCGGTCCGGCGAGATCCGGCACCGCGGGCAGGACCTGTGGCGGATGAGCGCGGGTGAGCGCCGCCGCCGCATCGGCCGGCACGTCGGGATGGTCTTCCAGGACCCGAGCACGTCGATGAACCGGCGGATGCCGGTCCGGCAGATCCTCCGCGACCCGCTGGACGTGCACCGGTGGGGCACCCCCGCCGAGCGCGACGCGCGGGTCGCCGAACTGCTGTCCCTGGTAGGCCTGCCGACCTCGGCCGCAGGGGTGCTGCCGAGCCAGCTGTCCGGCGGGCAGCGGCAGCGCGTCGCCATCGCCCGCGCGCTCGCCCTCGGCCCCGACGTCCTCATCGCCGACGAGCCGACCTCCGCCCTCGACGTGTCGGTGCGCGCGCAGATCCTCAACCTGCTGCTCGATCTCAAGAGCACGCTCGGCCTCGCGATGATCTACATCTCGCACGACATCCAGACCGTCCGGCGGGTCTCCGACCGGATCCTCACCATGTACCTCGGCAGGGTCGTGGAGGAGACGCCGGCCGCGTCCGTCGAGGACACCCGGCACCCCTACACCCGAGCGCTGCTGTCGGCGACCCCGTCGCTGCTGCACTCCATCACGCCGATCCCGCTGACCGGGCCCGTCCCCTCGGCGGTGCGCCCGCCGAGCGGCTGCCCGTTCCGCACCCGGTGCTGGCGCGCCGACGACCGGTGCGCCGAGGCGATGCCGGAGATCGCCGCCGACCACTCCGCCGCGGCGCACCGCTACCGCTGCTTCCATCCCGTTCTCGGCGAGGCCGATCTGGCCGACGCCCGCGCCCAGGAGCTCTCATGA
- a CDS encoding dihydrodipicolinate synthase family protein produces MTTTTRTRLTGVIPPVCTPLTPDLEIDVPSLERLVDFLIDAGVDGLFTLGSTSEVAYLPDGHRRRVLETVVARTAGRVPVLAGAIDMTTLRVAEHIDDAVKAGCDGVVATAPFYARTHPVEIERHFRFLAERSAVPVYAYDLPVSVHSALDSAMLLRLAAEGVLAGVKDSSGDEGGLRRLLLARDAAGAAVADFSVLTGSELTVDSALAMGADGVVPGLGNVDPHGYTGLFRLCREQDWAAARAEQERLVRLFDIVDVGGTARMGRGSSALGSFKAALHLRGVIDHPVTAPPQIQLDAAETARVADLLKGAGLL; encoded by the coding sequence ATGACCACGACCACCCGGACCCGTCTCACCGGGGTCATCCCGCCCGTCTGCACCCCGCTCACCCCCGATCTGGAGATCGACGTCCCCTCGCTGGAACGGCTCGTCGACTTCCTCATCGACGCGGGTGTGGACGGCCTGTTCACGCTCGGCTCTACCAGCGAGGTCGCCTACCTGCCGGACGGGCACCGCCGCCGCGTCCTGGAGACCGTGGTCGCCCGGACGGCGGGCCGGGTCCCCGTCCTCGCGGGCGCCATCGACATGACCACGCTGCGGGTCGCCGAGCACATCGACGACGCGGTGAAGGCGGGCTGTGACGGCGTCGTGGCCACCGCGCCGTTCTACGCCCGCACCCACCCGGTGGAGATCGAGCGGCATTTCCGGTTCCTCGCCGAGCGCTCGGCGGTCCCGGTCTACGCCTACGACCTGCCCGTGTCGGTGCACTCCGCGCTGGACTCCGCGATGCTGCTGCGGCTCGCCGCCGAGGGCGTCCTGGCCGGGGTGAAGGACTCCTCAGGCGACGAGGGCGGGCTGCGCAGGCTGCTGCTCGCCCGCGACGCGGCGGGCGCCGCGGTCGCGGACTTCAGCGTGCTGACCGGCTCCGAGCTGACCGTCGACTCGGCGCTCGCCATGGGCGCGGACGGCGTCGTCCCCGGCCTCGGCAACGTCGACCCGCACGGGTACACCGGGCTCTTCCGGCTCTGCCGTGAGCAGGACTGGGCGGCGGCGCGGGCCGAGCAGGAGCGCCTGGTCCGGCTGTTCGACATCGTCGACGTCGGCGGAACGGCCCGGATGGGGCGCGGCTCGTCCGCGCTCGGCTCGTTCAAGGCGGCCCTGCACCTGCGCGGGGTCATCGACCACCCCGTCACCGCGCCGCCGCAGATCCAGCTCGACGCGGCGGAGACCGCGCGCGTGGCCGACCTGCTCAAGGGGGCCGGGCTCCTGTGA
- a CDS encoding ROK family protein has protein sequence MTPVNLGIDVGGTKIAVGVVDQDGQVVARGAGPTPRTGGRAVLDAVAGLAAEVAAGLPVRAAGVGVPGVVDGGGTIVSATDTLPGWAGTEVRAGLGDRLGVPVAVDNDVRVMALGEAVLGAARAAEEALFVSVGTGIGGAFTLGGRPRRGPHGTAGELAHLLVPEAGDTACGCGRRDHLEAVASGPAIAAAYRRRTGGDLLPLTAVAERMRAGDPDARAAVTGAARLLGRTLAGVLSAMDADLVVIGGGVAGIGAAFLDPLAEALRAEVLPPLRAVPVVAAELGTDAPLVGAALLAGDVEAVAR, from the coding sequence GTGACCCCCGTGAACCTCGGGATCGACGTGGGCGGCACGAAGATCGCCGTCGGCGTGGTCGACCAGGACGGGCAGGTCGTGGCGCGCGGCGCCGGGCCGACGCCGCGGACCGGCGGCCGCGCGGTCCTGGACGCGGTCGCCGGGCTCGCCGCGGAGGTCGCGGCGGGCCTGCCGGTCCGCGCCGCCGGCGTCGGCGTGCCCGGCGTCGTCGACGGCGGGGGGACCATCGTCTCCGCGACGGACACCCTGCCCGGCTGGGCCGGGACCGAAGTCCGCGCGGGGCTCGGCGACCGGCTCGGCGTGCCGGTCGCCGTCGACAACGACGTGCGGGTGATGGCGCTCGGCGAGGCGGTCCTCGGGGCCGCCCGCGCCGCCGAGGAGGCGCTGTTCGTCTCCGTCGGGACCGGGATCGGGGGCGCGTTCACCCTCGGCGGCAGGCCGCGCAGGGGCCCGCACGGCACGGCCGGGGAACTCGCCCATCTACTCGTTCCCGAGGCCGGTGACACGGCCTGCGGCTGCGGTCGCCGCGACCACCTCGAGGCGGTCGCGTCCGGTCCCGCCATCGCCGCCGCCTACCGGCGGCGGACCGGCGGCGACCTCCTCCCGCTGACGGCCGTCGCCGAACGGATGCGCGCCGGTGACCCCGACGCGCGCGCCGCGGTGACCGGCGCCGCCCGCCTGCTCGGCCGTACGCTCGCCGGAGTGCTGTCCGCGATGGACGCCGACCTCGTCGTCATCGGCGGGGGTGTCGCCGGCATCGGGGCCGCCTTCCTCGACCCACTGGCCGAGGCGTTGCGCGCCGAGGTCCTGCCGCCCCTGCGCGCGGTCCCGGTCGTGGCCGCGGAACTGGGCACGGACGCGCCGCTCGTCGGCGCGGCGCTGCTCGCCGGGGACGTCGAGGCGGTGGCCCGGTGA